The following are from one region of the Nymphaea colorata isolate Beijing-Zhang1983 chromosome 7, ASM883128v2, whole genome shotgun sequence genome:
- the LOC116258072 gene encoding glycine-rich protein DC7.1-like, which translates to MKRVSVPILFLTVLLLLSVAFARQLGEREYNKDADVKDAEHHVDYYGGGGRGWGGHPGWGGGPGWGRPGWGGGPGWGGCRYRCYYRCCSAKEYAELMQSQGIPHN; encoded by the exons ATGAAGCGAGTCTCCGTTCCCATCCTCTTTCTGACTGTCCTCTTATTGCTGTCGGTGGCTTTTGCACGCCAACTAGGCGAAAGAGAAT ACAACAAGGACGCTGACGTGAAAGATGCCGAACACCACGTAGATTATTACGGGGGCGGAGGGCGAGGGTGGGGCGGCCACCCCGGCTGGGGTGGTGGTCCTGGCTGGGGCCGACCGGGCTGGGGTGGCGGTCCTGGCTGGGGTGGTTGCCGATACCGCTGCTACTACAGGTGCTGTTCCGCCAAGGAGTATGCTGAGCTTATGCAATCTCAAGGCATTCCGCATAACTGA